In Carettochelys insculpta isolate YL-2023 chromosome 11, ASM3395843v1, whole genome shotgun sequence, a genomic segment contains:
- the TRH gene encoding thyrotropin releasing hormone: MTSVWLLLLSLTLSSTSVSLGQPIPEASENGDRSQLGDILQRAESIILRSILKKAEEEEQIDKEPSAPEPDWFSKRQHPGKRFLNDLEKRQHPGKRENEEEVSYGETQKRQHPGRREEDDNHDMELQKRQHPGRRSLWDQYVDTPSMQLAYFNELTKRQHPGKRYLIYTKRQHPGKRSWDDMLDLGDQDMEKRQHPGKRYVAFESTDYDDPCDLQDSFNCSKGSFLIDLIENINKGRVEEKQQHPGRRFAWEGEVGAEE; this comes from the exons ATGACAtccgtctggctgctgctgctctccctgaccCTCTCCAGCACCTCTGTCAGTCTGGGGCAGCCCATTCCAGAAGCAAGTGAGAATGGAGATAGAAGCCAGTTGGGTGACATCCTGCAAAGGGCAGAAAGCATCATCCTTCGGTCTATCCTCAAGAAGGCAGAAGAGGAGGAACAGATTGATAAAG AACCAAGCGCTCCTGAGCCAGACTGGTTTTCCAAACGACAACACCCAGGGAAAAGATTTCTAAATGACCTCGAGAAGAGGCAGCACCCTGGGAAAAGGGAGAATGAAGAAGAAGTGTCTTATGGAGAAACTCAGAAGAGACAGCATCCCGGGAGAAGAGAGGAAGATGACAACCATGACATGGAGTTGCAGAAGAGGCAGCATCCTGGCAGAAGGTCCCTGTGGGACCAATATGTTGATACTCCTAGCATGCAATTGGCCTATTTCAATGAACTAACCAAAAGGCAGCACCCAGGCAAGCGGTATCTGATTTATACTAAGCGTCAGCACCCGGGCAAGAGGAGCTGGGATGACATGCTGGACCTGGGAGACCAAGACATGGAGAAACGCCAGCACCCTGGAAAGAGATATGTGGCCTTTGAAAGCACAGATTACGATGACCCATGTGATCTCCAGGATTCTTTCAACTGTAGCAAAGGCAGCTTCTTGATTGATTTAATAGAGAATATCAACAAGGGCAGAGtagaagagaagcagcagcatccCGGGAGGAGGTTTGCTTGGgaaggtgaggtgggggcagaggagtga